The following coding sequences lie in one Vicugna pacos chromosome 5, VicPac4, whole genome shotgun sequence genomic window:
- the RETREG2 gene encoding reticulophagy regulator 2 isoform X2: MISYIVLLSILLWPLVVYHELIQRMYTRLEPLLMQLDYSMKAEADALHHKHDKRKRQGKNAPPGGDEPLAETESESEAELAGFSPVVDVKKTALALAITDSELSDEEASILESGGFSVSRATTPQLTDVSEDLDQQSLPSEPEEALSRELGEGEETELAPPEDLLGPPQALSRQDLDLEEEDVASKETLLRLSSPLHFVNTHFNGAGSPTDGVMLSSGGPVETLSPESGSGDLTALPSTLSPLLCLAESDPVPSPSVLPSLPQDSPQPLPAPEEEEALTTEDFELLDQGELEQLNAELGLGPETSPEPPDAPSPPPLGPNTLSLVQSDQEAQAMAEP, from the exons TGCTGAGTATCCTGCTATGGCCCCTGGTGGTTTATCATGAGCTGATCCAAAGGATGTACACTCGCTTGGAGCCCCTGCTCATGCAGCTGGACTACAGCATGAAGGCAGAAGCTGATGCCCTGCATCACAAACACGACAAGAGGA AGCGGCAGGGGAAGAATGCACCCCCTGGAGGTGATGAGCCACTGGCGGAGACAGAGAGTGAGAGTGAAGCAGAACTGGCTGGCTTCTCCCCTGTG GTGGATGTGAAGAAAACAGCCCTGGCTTTGGCCATTACAGACTCAGAGCTGTCAGATGAAGAGGCTTCTATCTTGGAAAGTGGTGGCTTCTCTGTATCCCGGGCAACAACTCCACAACTAACTGATGTATCAGAGG ATTTGGACCAGCAGAGCCTGCCAAGTGAGCCAGAGGAGGCCCTGAGtcgggagctgggggagggagaggagacagagcTGGCCCCTCCCGAAGACTTGCTGGGCCCCCCTCAGGCCCTCTCAAGGCAAGACCTGGACTTGGAGGAGGAAGATGTGGCATCCAAGGAAACCTTGCTTCGGCTCTCATCCCCCCTTCACTTTGTGAACACGCACTTCAATGGGGCAGGGTCTCCCACAGATGGAGTGATGCTTTCCTCTGGAGGACCAGTGGAGACATTGAGCCCGGAGTCAGGGAGTGGTGACCTCACTGCTCTACCCAGCACCCTGTCACCCCTACTTTGCCTTGCTGAAAGTGACCCAGTCCCCTCCCCATCAGTACTCCCATCTCTTCCCCAGGActcaccccagcccctgcctgccccTGAGGAAGAAGAGGCACTTACCACTGAGGACTTCGAGTTGCTGGATCAGGGGGAGCTGGAACAGCTGAATGCAGAGCTGGGGTTAGGGCCAGAGACATCCCCAGAGCCCCCCGATGCTCCATCCCCTCCACCCCTAGGGCCCAATACCCTGTCTCTGGTACAGTCAGACCAAGAGGCTCAGGCCATGGCAGAGCCATGA